The nucleotide window ACTTTCTCCATCTCGATCATTTGCCAAAACTTGAATCCTCCACTGCTTTTGTGTCCACATACCTACCAGAGCAATGTCAGCAAAAGCTTCGTCCGTATCACTATCACGTGAGAAGATGAGCTCAGTAGGCTCAGATTGGAAACTCACCAACGGCGCAGGCTACATCCTTGACCGTGACCGCAGCCACGCCGCCGCCTCTCGTCTCAACCTCCAGTTCTATCTCTGGAAAGACAGTCTTGCATCTCGCAGTTACTATTTCCTTCCACCAAGAGCAATGAGCTCGTCGGCAGCCAAAGCCCCGTCGCGATCTGCGAGGTAGCCTCGGGGACTGGGATCTGGTTAACCGACGTTGCTCGCTCCGTCCCGCCGTCCACCATTCTCACTGGTCTGGACTACAACCTCTCGCAATCCCCTCCGGCAGCATGGCTTCCCCCAACATGTCCATGCGCCACTGGAACGTTTTCGACCCCGTGCCCGAGGATTTAGTCGGCAAATACGACTATGTCCATACTCGCCTGCTCGTCTTGGTAGTCGGAGAGTCCAAAGACCCGGGTCCAATCATAAGGAACCTCTTCAAGTTGCTCAAACCAGGCGGCTGGTTACAATGGGACGAGTTGGACACGGTGAATATGTCTATCCAAAAGGTCGACCCGGCACTCGAGACGCCAGCGTTGGAAGAGCTGAGGAAGTGGTCTTGGGCGGATGGGAGGCTGGACTGGACGGTGAAGCTGCCTGAATTtatggagaaggaggggttcACAGAGGTGAAGGGGGATCTATTTGGGGATCCGCCCGCGTTGGCGAGGGCGTTCACCGAGCAGCATTTGCtgacggcggaggagttCACGGAGGGGTTGATCaagctggggaagagggaagtGGGGGAGAAGTATTTTGGGTTGGTGCACAAGGCGCACCAAGAGGCTATTGAGGGGGCAGCGCTGTGTGTGCCGAGGATTGTTTGTGTGGGGAGAAAGCCGCTATAGGGAACGAGCATGATGTTTGACGATGAGAAGAAATCGCACGATGCAAGGATATACCGTAAGAAATTTGCTAAATGAATGCGACTTATCTGAGACTGGTTTGAGAAAAGGACTTTCTAGTTATCTGGCAGGAATTGACCTCGACAGACTGAGtgtcacacggcaaaggccaaccacctgcaaccacaaccaacaacaccgccaatATCACCGTAAGGAGGGGTATCTGCAAGATGTGAGCCTCTCGTTGaagtgaggcaggcaatcaaaGGCAAGGCGGGTATCAACGGATTACTATTGGCCCAGAGAGATATcgaaggacttggcagagGCCTGAGGCATGAAGGCACGGACCAGTTGAACAGGGAGATAAATACGCGTTCAGGATCACTGTATTACTCTGAGAtttccttcatcaaggacttcgaggccattgaagattattacTGAAATTGAACTATTggttccaagccctgtatcacagcccttgtcacacTGAGGGGTTCAGGCGCTCAGTCATGTGAAATATTGATGACGGGCTCGTCTTCAAATACCTGCATATCGGGAATGAGACAGCACCTACCTAACCA belongs to Podospora bellae-mahoneyi strain CBS 112042 chromosome 6, whole genome shotgun sequence and includes:
- a CDS encoding hypothetical protein (EggNog:ENOG503P75D; antiSMASH:Cluster_3; COG:S); amino-acid sequence: MASPNMSMRHWNVFDPVPEDLVGKYDYVHTRLLVLVVGESKDPGPIIRNLFKLLKPGGWLQWDELDTVNMSIQKVDPALETPALEELRKWSWADGRLDWTVKLPEFMEKEGFTEVKGDLFGDPPALARAFTEQHLLTAEEFTEGLIKLGKREVGEKYFGLVHKAHQEAIEGAALCVPRIVCVGRKPL